A genome region from Arthrobacter sp. SLBN-100 includes the following:
- a CDS encoding sensor histidine kinase — MTNPVAWSSGRIRFFRRPFHEYTLTERVAMSQMPLFVTTILTAFLMWGFFPASMDNPLFIAFLVSQLAIMALCYVVPWERLPYTSFLVIPLLDFISIAAGREGGQESLTGISLLAVFPVIWLCASGYYPRAALWLSFLAPLAIIWVPLLSKGTFTAQDLARSLLLPVMMLGIGVSVSVLTLSMMRQQRELEDKDAQLQAGLRSSQRQESLLNTVLDTVHLGVLAVDADGHDVLMNRKQRTNHELARPKDIADPNESQLLVFGPDRKSLVPVEERPVRRAVLGETFTDYLVWVGSGNDQRAFVTTARAMKDDDGNFAGSVIVFSDVTDLVNALAAKDDFVSSVSHEFRTPLTSILGYVEILLDGEPEESQRRMLEIIRRNSERLLTLVSDLLASRNGQLIVTPHAVDVAELVRTSVSSAMPKAAASGVVLSAETPDRLEAHVDGPRISQVLDNLVSNAIKYSPDGGNVLVSLAEEDGRLACRVRDTGMGMTPEDASEVFAKFFRTSNVRRTAIPGVGLGLPISKAIVEAHGGTIDVESTLGEGTTFTFQVPV, encoded by the coding sequence ATGACTAACCCCGTGGCGTGGTCCTCGGGCCGGATAAGGTTCTTCCGGCGCCCCTTCCATGAGTACACCCTGACGGAGCGGGTGGCGATGAGCCAGATGCCGCTGTTCGTGACGACGATCCTGACAGCCTTCCTGATGTGGGGGTTTTTCCCCGCCAGCATGGACAACCCGCTGTTTATCGCCTTCCTTGTGTCGCAGCTGGCCATCATGGCCCTGTGCTACGTGGTTCCTTGGGAGCGTCTGCCATATACGAGCTTCCTGGTCATTCCGCTGCTGGATTTCATTTCCATCGCCGCCGGCAGGGAAGGCGGGCAGGAAAGCCTCACCGGTATCAGCCTGCTCGCGGTGTTCCCGGTGATCTGGCTATGCGCCTCCGGATACTACCCCCGGGCAGCTTTGTGGTTGTCCTTCCTGGCGCCGCTGGCCATTATTTGGGTACCGCTGCTGTCCAAGGGGACCTTTACGGCACAGGACCTGGCCCGGTCACTGCTACTGCCGGTGATGATGCTGGGCATCGGAGTTTCCGTCAGTGTCCTGACGCTGAGCATGATGCGGCAGCAGCGGGAGCTGGAAGACAAAGACGCCCAGCTGCAGGCCGGTCTGCGCAGCAGCCAGCGCCAGGAGTCGCTGTTGAATACGGTCCTGGACACCGTCCACTTGGGCGTCCTTGCGGTGGATGCCGACGGGCACGACGTGCTGATGAACCGGAAGCAGCGGACCAACCACGAACTGGCCCGGCCCAAGGACATCGCGGACCCGAACGAGTCCCAGCTCCTGGTCTTCGGGCCGGACCGGAAGTCGCTGGTCCCGGTCGAGGAACGTCCGGTCCGCCGCGCCGTACTGGGGGAAACCTTCACGGACTACCTCGTCTGGGTGGGCTCAGGCAACGACCAGCGGGCCTTCGTGACCACCGCCCGGGCAATGAAGGACGACGACGGCAATTTCGCCGGCTCCGTGATTGTCTTCAGCGACGTGACAGACCTCGTTAACGCGCTCGCGGCGAAGGACGACTTCGTCTCCAGCGTCTCGCACGAATTCCGGACGCCCCTGACCTCGATCCTCGGGTATGTGGAAATCCTGCTCGATGGCGAGCCGGAGGAGTCGCAGCGGCGCATGCTGGAGATCATCCGCCGGAACTCGGAGCGGCTCCTGACCTTGGTCTCGGACCTGCTGGCCAGCCGCAATGGACAGTTGATCGTCACACCCCATGCCGTTGACGTGGCCGAGCTTGTGCGCACCAGCGTTTCCTCGGCAATGCCCAAAGCGGCCGCCTCGGGTGTGGTGCTGTCCGCTGAGACTCCGGACCGGCTGGAAGCACACGTGGATGGGCCCCGAATCTCCCAGGTCCTGGACAACCTGGTGTCCAACGCCATCAAGTACTCCCCCGACGGCGGCAATGTACTGGTTTCGCTGGCGGAGGAGGACGGCCGCCTGGCCTGCCGGGTCAGAGACACCGGCATGGGCATGACCCCCGAGGACGCGTCAGAGGTTTTCGCCAAGTTCTTCCGCACCAGCAACGTCCGCAGGACCGCCATCCCCGGGGTCGGCCTGGGCCTGCCCATCAGCAAGGCAATTGTGGAAGCGCACGGGGGGACCATCGACGTTGAAAGCACCCTGGGCGAAGGAACCACGTTTACGTTCCAGGTTCCGGTCTGA
- a CDS encoding response regulator transcription factor — MSDARVGLVIEDDHDIRELVRTVLTQAGFEVTVASSGAEGVLTAKTLNPDVITLDLGLPDIDGFEVSRQIREFSDAYIVMLTARTEELDTLIGLESGADDYLTKPFRPRELRARIAAMMRRPRSAPGPAEASGVEASADAAAHPERGNYSHNGLKLSYPSRTVTVDGTEMSLTRTEFELLHALLEAGRTVRTKADLVRRLRDEDYDVGGYISEADERSVEVHMGNLRKKLGDSPQKPRWLQTVRGVGYRLAPDEH; from the coding sequence ATGAGTGATGCACGGGTGGGACTGGTCATCGAGGATGACCATGACATTCGCGAACTGGTTCGTACGGTGCTGACCCAGGCGGGCTTTGAGGTGACCGTCGCCAGCAGTGGCGCCGAGGGCGTCCTGACGGCCAAGACCCTCAATCCGGACGTCATCACCTTGGATCTTGGCCTGCCGGACATCGACGGTTTTGAAGTGTCCCGGCAGATCCGCGAGTTCTCGGACGCCTACATCGTGATGCTCACGGCCCGCACCGAGGAACTGGACACCCTGATCGGGCTTGAGTCCGGCGCCGATGATTACCTCACCAAGCCGTTCCGTCCCCGGGAGCTCCGCGCCCGCATTGCCGCCATGATGCGCCGTCCCCGTTCTGCGCCCGGCCCCGCCGAAGCGTCGGGCGTGGAGGCCTCGGCTGATGCCGCCGCGCATCCCGAGCGCGGGAACTACAGCCACAACGGGCTGAAGCTGAGCTACCCGTCCCGCACGGTCACCGTGGACGGCACGGAAATGAGCCTGACCCGTACGGAATTCGAGCTCCTGCACGCCCTCCTCGAAGCAGGCCGCACGGTCCGGACCAAAGCGGACCTGGTGCGCCGGCTGCGGGACGAGGATTATGACGTCGGGGGCTACATCAGCGAGGCGGACGAACGGTCCGTCGAGGTCCACATGGGCAACCTGCGCAAAAAGCTGGGTGATTCACCGCAGAAGCCGCGGTGGCTCCAGACAGTGCGCGGCGTCGGCTACCGGCTGGCTCCCGACGAGCACTGA
- a CDS encoding Hpt domain-containing protein, with protein MAPSDDAGRPLVDQAVLNRLRDELGEDGGYCKVFVGNFIEYLPHRIGRLQLALTTGDLDGSVDAVLSLKTSSQMVGAERLARLAMALEGEIRTEAYDADVAVVLPRLAGSYLRPIYQCSQQTMHRLQAQCSSGASR; from the coding sequence ATGGCGCCGTCTGATGATGCCGGAAGGCCGCTTGTGGACCAGGCAGTCCTGAACCGGCTCCGTGACGAACTCGGGGAGGACGGGGGCTACTGTAAGGTCTTTGTGGGCAATTTCATCGAATATCTCCCCCATCGGATTGGGCGCCTGCAGCTGGCTCTCACCACGGGGGACCTGGATGGATCAGTGGACGCGGTCCTGAGTTTGAAAACGTCAAGCCAGATGGTGGGTGCCGAACGGCTGGCGCGCCTGGCCATGGCCTTGGAGGGTGAGATCCGCACCGAAGCGTACGACGCGGACGTCGCCGTCGTACTGCCCCGGCTTGCGGGCTCCTACCTGCGGCCTATTTACCAGTGCAGCCAGCAAACAATGCACCGGCTGCAGGCTCAGTGCTCGTCGGGAGCCAGCCGGTAG
- a CDS encoding very short patch repair endonuclease, with translation MADKLTPERRSWNMSRIRGKHTKPELLVRRLLHAKGYRYRLHGQAGRTRLPGNPDLVFAGRRKVIFVNGCFWHFHDCRVGQHAPKANAEFWAAKRERTKERDAGQRRQLEDAGWEVLTVWECELKNGSALESQLVRFLEATSPAQ, from the coding sequence ATGGCGGACAAGCTCACCCCGGAGCGGCGCAGCTGGAACATGTCCCGGATCCGGGGCAAACACACCAAGCCTGAACTGCTGGTGCGCCGCCTCCTCCACGCCAAGGGATACCGGTACCGCCTGCACGGGCAGGCAGGCCGAACCCGGCTGCCCGGCAACCCCGACCTCGTGTTCGCCGGCCGCCGGAAGGTCATCTTTGTCAACGGCTGCTTCTGGCACTTCCACGACTGCCGCGTCGGTCAGCACGCCCCGAAGGCGAATGCCGAGTTTTGGGCGGCGAAGCGGGAACGCACCAAGGAGCGCGACGCCGGCCAGCGCCGCCAACTGGAGGACGCCGGCTGGGAGGTGCTCACCGTCTGGGAATGCGAGCTCAAGAATGGTTCAGCGCTCGAATCCCAGCTGGTGCGGTTCCTTGAAGCAACCAGCCCAGCGCAATAA
- a CDS encoding pyridoxamine 5'-phosphate oxidase family protein yields the protein MMFEHADGQPVLELNDGQSWRLLEGTRHGRLVVSVAGEPDIFPVNYVTADRKIYLRTAPGNKLAQLTINSAVLFETDGILPDEAWSVVLRGTARVLSSSSELEAVEALGLKTWVPTLKDFYVEIDPTSVSGRHFQFGEQPEREI from the coding sequence ATGATGTTTGAACATGCTGACGGGCAACCCGTACTGGAACTCAACGACGGGCAGTCCTGGCGCCTCCTGGAGGGCACCAGGCACGGGAGACTGGTGGTCTCCGTTGCCGGCGAGCCGGACATCTTCCCGGTCAACTACGTCACGGCGGACCGAAAGATCTACCTTCGGACCGCGCCGGGCAACAAGCTGGCGCAGCTGACCATCAACTCCGCGGTGCTCTTCGAAACGGACGGCATCCTCCCAGACGAAGCGTGGTCGGTGGTGTTGCGTGGAACCGCCCGGGTGCTGAGCAGTTCGTCGGAACTGGAAGCCGTGGAGGCGCTGGGATTGAAGACCTGGGTCCCCACCCTGAAGGACTTCTACGTGGAGATTGACCCCACATCCGTCAGCGGCAGGCACTTCCAGTTCGGTGAACAGCCGGAGCGGGAGATCTAG
- a CDS encoding purine-cytosine permease family protein, giving the protein MSNDTETTNLLEPEAQAAGAVVGHSPAGNTAALNATKESLEDYTLRFAPRSYRKWSAGVVATSALGGIAYLADFSIGANIGVAYGTVNAIFGILVAAVIIFATGFPLAYYAARYNIDLDLITRGSGFGYYGSVVTNVIFATFTFIFFALEGSIMAQGLEVGLGVPQWLGYAASTVIIIPLVIYGMNTLAKLQVWTTPLWLLLMVVPVGYLLVSHPESINSFFAYTGESGGGGPNLASVMLAAGVCLSLMAQIAELIDYLRFMPPRTDANKGAWWRAVILAGPGWVIFGALKQIVGLFIAIYLIASLDPAASATANEPVHQFLGVYREMMPAWLAMTLAVVLVVISQIKINVTNAYSGSLAWTNSFTRITKTYPGRMVFVVVNLLIALVLMEANMFDFLNTILGFYANCAMAWVVTVASDIAINKYLLKISPKVPEFRRGMLYAVNSVGFVSMLVSAGVSIAVFFGAFGSGIQPYSPIFAVGLALVLPPVLALLTKGRYYLRRTDDGIDLPMFDADGNPSDARLLCHVTGIEFERPDMVRSAQDAPDGGPQYVSSLALSTDKTGELVLPPKP; this is encoded by the coding sequence ATGAGTAATGACACGGAAACCACCAATTTACTGGAGCCGGAGGCGCAAGCCGCTGGCGCCGTCGTCGGCCATTCTCCGGCGGGCAATACCGCTGCACTGAATGCCACGAAGGAAAGCCTGGAGGACTACACGCTCCGGTTTGCCCCGCGGTCATACCGGAAGTGGAGCGCGGGAGTGGTGGCCACCAGTGCGCTGGGCGGCATCGCGTACCTGGCCGACTTCTCCATCGGCGCGAACATCGGGGTCGCCTATGGAACCGTGAACGCCATCTTTGGCATCCTGGTGGCCGCCGTGATCATCTTTGCCACAGGTTTCCCGCTGGCCTACTACGCGGCCCGGTACAACATCGATCTGGACCTGATCACGAGGGGCTCCGGCTTTGGCTACTACGGCTCCGTGGTCACCAACGTTATTTTTGCCACCTTCACCTTTATCTTCTTTGCGCTGGAAGGCTCCATCATGGCGCAGGGGCTCGAGGTGGGGCTGGGCGTTCCGCAGTGGCTGGGGTATGCGGCGTCCACTGTCATCATCATTCCGCTGGTGATTTACGGGATGAACACCCTGGCCAAGCTGCAGGTGTGGACCACCCCGCTGTGGCTGCTCCTGATGGTGGTGCCGGTGGGTTACCTGCTGGTTTCGCATCCGGAGAGCATCAACAGCTTCTTTGCGTACACGGGCGAATCGGGCGGCGGCGGGCCGAATCTGGCGTCCGTGATGCTCGCTGCGGGCGTCTGCCTGTCACTGATGGCGCAAATTGCCGAGCTGATCGACTACCTCCGGTTTATGCCGCCGCGTACCGACGCGAACAAGGGTGCGTGGTGGCGGGCCGTGATCCTGGCCGGGCCTGGCTGGGTGATTTTTGGGGCCCTGAAGCAGATCGTTGGGTTGTTCATTGCCATCTACCTGATTGCATCTCTGGATCCCGCTGCCTCTGCCACAGCGAACGAGCCGGTGCACCAGTTCCTGGGTGTGTATCGGGAGATGATGCCCGCATGGCTGGCCATGACGCTTGCCGTGGTGCTGGTGGTCATTTCGCAGATCAAGATCAATGTCACCAACGCCTATTCCGGTTCCTTGGCCTGGACGAATTCGTTTACACGGATTACCAAGACGTACCCGGGCCGGATGGTTTTTGTGGTGGTCAACCTGCTGATTGCGCTCGTGCTGATGGAAGCCAACATGTTCGACTTCCTCAACACCATTCTTGGCTTCTATGCCAACTGCGCCATGGCGTGGGTTGTCACCGTGGCGTCCGATATCGCCATCAACAAGTACCTCCTGAAGATCTCGCCTAAGGTGCCCGAGTTCCGCCGCGGAATGCTGTACGCGGTGAATTCGGTGGGCTTCGTTTCGATGCTGGTTTCCGCGGGGGTCTCGATCGCTGTGTTCTTTGGGGCCTTTGGTTCCGGGATCCAGCCGTATTCACCGATCTTCGCGGTGGGGTTGGCCCTGGTTCTTCCGCCTGTGTTGGCTCTCCTCACGAAGGGGCGGTATTACCTCCGCAGGACCGACGACGGCATTGACCTCCCCATGTTCGACGCCGATGGCAACCCCAGCGACGCCAGGCTCCTTTGCCACGTGACGGGGATCGAGTTCGAGCGGCCGGACATGGTCCGGTCCGCGCAGGACGCCCCCGACGGCGGCCCCCAGTACGTTTCATCCCTGGCCCTGTCGACGGATAAGACGGGGGAGTTGGTACTGCCTCCGAAACCCTAG
- a CDS encoding DUF6318 family protein, which produces MTSHNSRSSLDGIRFGVLAFVVGGSLLLAGCSGEAPADPGTSLSTAAGSTSPSATPTPTPTPSAVYKPADASGPAQNVPVPVLPEVAKTETKEGLEAFAKYWFELLSYGYETGDTEAVSAITSANCAMCERSKQVQTGWHEDGRWLAGGQVTTPVVNTSFKKASDGQYQVAVQVSQEAMSYYNADGSLDSTDPKPADAGSLMLAVFRDGAWYVNTIEPIAG; this is translated from the coding sequence ATGACATCGCACAACAGTCGTTCGTCCCTTGATGGCATTCGCTTTGGCGTTTTAGCCTTCGTTGTTGGAGGCTCACTCCTGCTGGCCGGCTGCTCCGGCGAAGCACCTGCAGATCCCGGCACGTCATTATCAACTGCTGCGGGATCGACTTCGCCGAGTGCAACACCCACCCCGACGCCGACCCCCAGCGCCGTCTACAAACCCGCCGATGCTTCGGGTCCGGCCCAAAACGTTCCCGTTCCCGTCCTGCCCGAGGTGGCAAAGACGGAGACGAAGGAGGGACTCGAGGCGTTTGCCAAGTATTGGTTTGAGCTTCTGAGCTACGGATATGAAACAGGCGATACGGAGGCGGTTTCGGCAATCACGAGCGCAAACTGCGCTATGTGCGAACGCAGCAAGCAAGTGCAGACCGGGTGGCACGAAGACGGTCGATGGCTAGCGGGTGGACAGGTGACAACGCCCGTCGTCAACACCTCATTTAAAAAAGCATCAGATGGCCAGTACCAAGTAGCAGTGCAGGTGTCTCAGGAAGCTATGAGTTACTACAACGCGGATGGGTCACTAGATAGCACTGACCCGAAACCAGCAGACGCGGGAAGCCTTATGCTCGCGGTTTTTAGAGATGGTGCTTGGTATGTAAACACCATCGAACCGATCGCTGGCTGA
- a CDS encoding alkene reductase, whose amino-acid sequence MLFSPLALGELELPNRLVMAPLTRLRAGEEGIPGPLLAEHYRQRASLGLIVSEGTYPSTAGRSYPGQPGIVTEEQIAGWKKVTDAVHADGGRMFAQIMHGGRVSHPDITDGHTIVAPSAIAIEGEVRTPSGKQPYPVPHALTTDELPLVMREIVDASLNAIEAGFDGVELHSANGYLLHEFLAPNSNVRTDSYGGSPENRARFVIETVNAVVAAIGASRVGIRISPEHNVQGIAEVDAADVRATYEVLVDSIAPLNLAYLSILHHEPAGELVQDLRARFGGTFLVNTGFGLVTTREEAVALVADGHADAVVVGRPAIANPDLARRWNESLPLNEPDPSTFYADGAEGYTDYPVYVS is encoded by the coding sequence ATGCTGTTTTCCCCTCTGGCCCTTGGTGAACTTGAACTCCCGAACCGCCTTGTGATGGCGCCCCTGACGCGGCTGCGTGCAGGCGAGGAAGGTATTCCGGGTCCTCTGCTCGCCGAGCATTACCGCCAGCGGGCCTCCCTGGGCTTGATCGTCAGCGAAGGAACCTACCCCAGCACTGCGGGCCGCTCCTACCCCGGCCAGCCCGGCATCGTCACCGAGGAGCAGATTGCCGGCTGGAAGAAAGTCACTGACGCCGTCCACGCCGACGGCGGACGCATGTTCGCCCAGATCATGCACGGGGGCAGGGTTTCGCACCCGGACATTACGGATGGGCACACGATCGTCGCCCCCAGCGCCATCGCCATCGAGGGCGAGGTCCGCACCCCGTCAGGCAAGCAGCCGTATCCCGTGCCGCACGCGCTGACCACCGACGAACTGCCGCTGGTGATGCGGGAAATCGTCGACGCCTCGCTGAACGCTATCGAAGCGGGCTTCGACGGCGTGGAGCTGCACTCAGCCAACGGCTACCTCCTGCATGAATTCCTGGCGCCGAATTCCAATGTCCGTACGGACAGCTACGGCGGTTCCCCGGAAAACCGGGCGCGGTTCGTCATCGAGACGGTCAACGCTGTGGTGGCAGCCATCGGAGCCAGCCGCGTTGGCATCCGCATCTCACCAGAGCACAACGTCCAGGGCATTGCCGAAGTCGACGCAGCAGACGTCCGCGCAACCTACGAGGTGCTGGTGGACAGCATCGCCCCGCTGAACCTCGCCTACCTCAGCATCCTGCACCATGAACCCGCCGGGGAGCTGGTCCAGGACCTTCGCGCCCGCTTCGGCGGGACCTTCCTGGTCAATACCGGCTTTGGTCTTGTGACCACCCGCGAGGAAGCTGTGGCCCTGGTGGCCGACGGTCACGCGGACGCTGTGGTGGTGGGCCGTCCTGCGATCGCCAACCCGGACCTGGCCCGCCGCTGGAACGAGAGCCTGCCGCTGAACGAGCCGGACCCGTCCACCTTCTATGCCGACGGCGCCGAGGGCTATACGGATTACCCGGTGTACGTAAGCTAG
- a CDS encoding Tex family protein, with protein MTQLPQAPSLAPSTPQKREDGTFAQIATELAVKAWQVKAAVELLDGGSTVPFIARYRKEATGTLDDTQLRELDERLRYLRELEDRRRTVLESVAAQGQLTAELHKAILAADTKSRLEDIYLPFKSKRRTKAQIAREAGLEPLAEALLKRPELRPEHEAAKYLNPEHAVGDAAAALAGARAILVERVAQDPDLAATLRERLWTQGRMVSRVKKGKEADGQKFADYFEFAQAPAGMPSHRVLALLRGEKDGVLELDLTEANPADDAALAAARSRYESAVARCLGVADRGRPADGWLMETARVAWRSRVLARLTADLRGKLFAAAEDEAVRVFAANLRDVLLAAPAGNRATLGLDPGLRTGVKVAVVDGTGKVVATDTVYPHAPARKWDEALATLERLARQHAVELVAVGNGTASRETDKLAAELIKRLPDVDRTPQKLVVSEAGASVYSASALAAAELPGMDVSLRGAVSIARRLQDPLAELVKIDPKSIGVGQYQHDVTASKLDRSLDAVVEDCVNAVGVDVNTASPALLSRVAGVGPLLSENIVAYRNEHGPFAKRADLKKVPRLGAKAFEQCAGFLRIIGGAEPLDASSVHPESYSVARKILVAAGSAPASSLDPRDFADGTFGLPTVKDILAELDKPGRDPRPAFAAATFSEGIEKISDLKPGMILEGTVTNVAAFGAFIDVGVHQDGLVHVSALANRFVSDPREVVKSGQVVRVKVLEADPERKRISLTLRLDDELSAGGQGAGRSGAGRQTSDRSGRPEQQRSAKKPGRSTDGRNAAPSPAPVDTALAEALRKAGLRS; from the coding sequence GTGACCCAACTCCCGCAGGCCCCTTCCCTTGCTCCGTCCACGCCCCAGAAACGGGAGGACGGCACCTTCGCCCAGATCGCCACGGAACTGGCAGTCAAGGCCTGGCAGGTGAAGGCGGCAGTGGAACTGCTCGACGGCGGATCCACCGTGCCCTTCATCGCCCGGTACCGCAAGGAAGCCACCGGCACGCTCGACGATACCCAGCTCCGTGAGCTCGACGAGCGGCTGCGCTACCTCCGCGAACTGGAGGACCGCCGTCGTACCGTACTTGAATCTGTTGCTGCCCAAGGCCAGCTGACCGCAGAACTGCACAAAGCTATCCTTGCCGCCGACACAAAGTCCCGCCTCGAGGACATCTACCTGCCGTTCAAGTCGAAGCGGCGGACCAAGGCGCAGATCGCGCGCGAAGCCGGTTTGGAACCGCTGGCTGAGGCCCTGCTGAAGCGTCCGGAGCTCCGGCCGGAGCACGAGGCTGCCAAGTACCTGAACCCGGAACATGCTGTTGGTGACGCCGCTGCTGCGCTCGCAGGAGCCCGCGCCATCCTCGTTGAACGCGTCGCCCAGGACCCTGACCTGGCCGCCACCCTGCGCGAGCGGCTGTGGACACAGGGGCGTATGGTGTCGCGCGTGAAGAAGGGAAAGGAAGCGGACGGGCAGAAGTTTGCCGACTACTTTGAGTTTGCACAGGCTCCGGCTGGCATGCCGTCCCACCGGGTGCTCGCGTTGCTGCGCGGAGAGAAGGACGGCGTCCTTGAGCTGGACCTCACCGAAGCAAATCCCGCGGACGACGCCGCCCTCGCCGCCGCCCGTTCCCGGTACGAGTCAGCGGTGGCCAGGTGCCTCGGGGTCGCCGACCGCGGCCGTCCCGCCGATGGATGGTTGATGGAGACGGCCCGGGTGGCATGGCGGTCCCGCGTGTTGGCCCGGCTCACCGCTGACCTGCGCGGCAAGCTGTTCGCCGCAGCAGAGGACGAGGCGGTCCGCGTTTTCGCTGCGAACCTTCGGGATGTCCTGCTCGCAGCGCCGGCCGGGAACCGGGCAACGCTGGGCCTGGATCCGGGGCTTCGAACCGGCGTCAAAGTAGCTGTGGTGGATGGGACCGGCAAGGTCGTGGCTACCGACACCGTCTACCCTCACGCTCCCGCCCGGAAGTGGGACGAAGCACTGGCAACGCTGGAGCGGCTGGCGCGGCAGCACGCCGTCGAACTCGTGGCAGTTGGCAACGGCACTGCTTCCCGGGAGACCGACAAGCTCGCCGCTGAGCTCATCAAGCGGCTGCCGGACGTTGACAGGACACCACAGAAGCTTGTGGTTTCCGAAGCCGGAGCATCCGTCTACTCTGCTTCTGCCCTTGCCGCGGCGGAGCTCCCTGGGATGGATGTCTCGCTGCGCGGTGCTGTGTCCATCGCCCGCAGGCTGCAGGACCCGCTGGCCGAGTTGGTGAAGATTGATCCGAAGTCCATCGGCGTGGGCCAGTACCAGCATGACGTGACGGCGTCGAAGCTGGACCGGAGCCTTGACGCCGTTGTGGAGGACTGCGTCAATGCCGTGGGAGTCGATGTGAACACGGCTTCCCCTGCGCTCCTTAGCCGAGTGGCCGGCGTCGGCCCTTTGCTGAGCGAAAACATCGTGGCCTACCGCAACGAGCACGGACCCTTCGCCAAGCGCGCCGACCTGAAGAAAGTGCCGCGGCTCGGCGCGAAAGCATTCGAACAATGCGCCGGTTTCCTGCGGATTATCGGCGGGGCCGAACCCCTTGACGCATCGAGCGTCCACCCGGAGTCCTACTCAGTGGCACGCAAGATCCTGGTTGCCGCCGGGTCAGCGCCTGCTTCATCCTTGGATCCCCGAGATTTTGCGGACGGCACCTTCGGCCTGCCCACCGTCAAGGACATCCTGGCGGAGCTGGACAAGCCGGGCAGGGACCCCCGCCCGGCGTTTGCGGCGGCTACCTTCTCCGAGGGGATTGAGAAAATCTCCGATCTCAAGCCGGGGATGATCCTGGAAGGGACTGTGACCAACGTTGCGGCCTTCGGTGCGTTCATTGACGTGGGGGTCCACCAGGATGGCTTGGTCCATGTGTCTGCGCTGGCGAACCGCTTTGTCTCGGACCCCCGCGAGGTGGTGAAGTCCGGGCAGGTGGTCCGGGTGAAGGTTCTGGAGGCAGACCCGGAGCGGAAGAGGATTTCTCTGACCTTGCGGCTCGACGACGAACTGTCCGCTGGCGGGCAGGGTGCCGGAAGGTCCGGTGCGGGGAGGCAGACTTCGGACCGTTCGGGACGGCCGGAGCAGCAACGGTCCGCCAAGAAGCCAGGCCGCTCCACGGACGGACGTAACGCCGCCCCCAGTCCAGCGCCAGTGGATACCGCTCTGGCCGAGGCTCTGCGGAAGGCAGGCCTCCGCAGTTAG
- a CDS encoding YqjF family protein, with amino-acid sequence MDQNSNAGSLWPDPPKLPLPAIMDQHWTDAIFLHWRVPENLAARFMPPGVQPDLFDSSSWVGLIGFHMKNAGIGRGPGIPYLGSFSEVNVRVYSREPDGTRGVVFLSLDANRLPVVLAARAAEIPYVWSRIRYSQPRPDSPGVEAIGYSVRRFRQGARSSFAVVPQLGGTLDDPLSVFLTARYGMHSMFRGRSIYVPNTHKPWPLFSAKLHHLKDELLASAAITAGGPPESVLYSPGVRTQFGPPRLVSSLGGPPVDPRRPASHGLR; translated from the coding sequence ATGGATCAAAACTCGAACGCCGGATCCCTTTGGCCCGATCCGCCTAAACTGCCACTGCCTGCCATTATGGACCAGCACTGGACCGACGCCATATTCCTGCATTGGCGCGTCCCGGAAAACCTAGCTGCCCGTTTCATGCCGCCCGGAGTGCAACCGGACCTTTTCGACAGCAGTTCGTGGGTGGGGTTGATCGGTTTCCACATGAAGAACGCTGGGATCGGACGCGGCCCCGGCATTCCGTACCTGGGCAGCTTCAGTGAGGTCAACGTCCGTGTCTACTCGCGGGAACCTGATGGAACGAGGGGCGTGGTCTTCCTGAGCTTGGATGCCAACCGGCTGCCGGTCGTCCTGGCAGCGCGGGCGGCGGAAATTCCCTACGTCTGGTCGCGAATCCGCTATTCCCAACCGCGGCCGGACTCGCCAGGCGTTGAGGCCATCGGCTACTCGGTCCGGCGTTTCAGGCAGGGAGCAAGGAGCAGCTTCGCCGTCGTACCCCAATTAGGGGGCACCCTCGACGACCCGTTATCGGTCTTTCTCACTGCGAGGTATGGAATGCACAGCATGTTCAGGGGACGGAGCATCTATGTTCCAAACACCCATAAACCGTGGCCGCTGTTCTCTGCCAAGCTCCACCACCTGAAGGATGAACTGCTCGCGTCCGCCGCCATCACCGCGGGCGGACCTCCTGAATCAGTCCTCTACTCCCCCGGAGTGCGGACCCAGTTCGGACCGCCAAGGCTGGTGAGCAGCCTCGGCGGACCACCGGTTGACCCTAGGCGTCCTGCCAGCCACGGCCTTCGCTGA